In Diabrotica undecimpunctata isolate CICGRU chromosome 4, icDiaUnde3, whole genome shotgun sequence, a single genomic region encodes these proteins:
- the LOC140439331 gene encoding uncharacterized protein isoform X2: MNQLCKVCGEPAAGFHFGAFTCEGCKSFFGRTYNNISSISECKNNGQCVINKKNRTACKACRLRKCLLVGMSKSGSRYGRRSNWFKIHCLLQEQQQQQQQAGSNMVAAANLLRPHPYLSPLFRNPGITTQHTARDTGRSSESDSGASSADPEDDLRSNSALSFLKSSASPTSDREFYATKKLPSPSSDSEFFARKKIVSSALNNIPSVSPASLPSVSPSGVVPKWLPPLQGLGDPSAWKDLWRAPPPVAAPAPDQDQPIDLSVKTQSAVSPLSDQSEESDQELNIDVGVDEPLKSMPLDLTLDRQVTDVTN, translated from the exons TCCTTCTTCGGCAGAACTTACAACAACATAAGTTCGATCTCGGAATGCAAGAACAACGGCCAATGTGTCATCAACAAGAAAAACCGCACAGCTTGCAAAGCTTGTCGACTCCGGAAATGTCTCCTAGTTGGCATGTCGAAAAGCGGGTCCCGCTACGGCAGGCGATCGAACTGGTTCAAAATCCATTGCTTGCTTCAGGAGCAACAGCAACAGCAGCAACAAGCAG GTTCCAATATGGTAGCTGCAGCCAACCTTCTCCGTCCACACCCATATCTATCCCCACTCTTCAGGAACCCAGGTATAACAACTCAGCACACCGCTCGAGACACCGGCCGCTCTTCGGAATCAGACAGTGGAGCGTCCTCCGCTGACCCTGAAGATGATCTTCGCTCGAATAGCgctttaagttttttaaaatcatCAGCATCACCTACAAGTGACCGCGAATTCTATGCCACAAAAAAACTTCCTTCCCCTTCGAGTGACTCTGAGTTTTTTGCGCGGAAAAAAATCGTCAGTAGTGCCTTAAACAACATTCCATCCGTTTCGCCTGCGTCCCTTCCTTCTGTTTCTCCCAGCGGAGTAGTTCCTAAGTGGCTGCCTCCTCTACAAGGTTTGGGAGATCCGTCAGCTTGGAAAGACCTGTGGCGGGCACCACCCCCAGTGGCAGCCCCGGCACCTGACCAAGACCAACCGATAGATCTCTCTGTGAAAACACAAAGTGCTGTATCGCCATTGTCTGATCAATCTGAAGAGAGCGATCAAGAACTGAATATTGATGTGGGTGTAGATGAGCCTTTAAAATCCATGCCACTAGATTTGACTTTAGATAGACAGGTAACTGATGTTACTAATTGA